A single Silvibacterium dinghuense DNA region contains:
- a CDS encoding DUF1572 domain-containing protein, with protein MALRFTTSYLDDSISLFRYYKKLGDQAVEQVSDEQLFLALDDETNSIAVIVKHMAGNMLSRWTDFLTTDGEKPGRNRDGEFENPPSTRTELLTCWEAGWATLFAAIEPLTEADLSRTITIRGEAHSVMQAINRQLAHYPHHVGQIVLLARHMAGGNWRSLSVPRNRSQEFNRQVASGKASQR; from the coding sequence ATGGCTCTTCGCTTCACTACCTCCTATCTTGACGACTCGATCTCGCTCTTCCGCTACTACAAGAAACTCGGCGATCAGGCGGTGGAACAGGTCTCCGACGAGCAGCTCTTCCTGGCGCTCGATGATGAGACGAACTCCATCGCCGTCATCGTCAAGCACATGGCCGGCAACATGCTCTCGCGCTGGACGGACTTCCTGACCACGGACGGCGAGAAGCCAGGCCGGAATCGCGATGGCGAGTTTGAAAATCCACCATCCACCCGGACCGAACTGCTCACCTGCTGGGAAGCAGGATGGGCCACGCTCTTTGCAGCGATAGAACCACTGACCGAAGCCGACCTCTCGCGCACCATCACCATCCGCGGCGAAGCGCACAGCGTGATGCAGGCCATCAACCGCCAGCTCGCCCACTACCCGCATCACGTCGGCCAGATCGTACTGCTCGCCCGCCACATGGCCGGAGGCAATTGGCGCTCCCTCAGCGTGCCTCGCAACCGCTCACAGGAATTCAACCGCCAGGTAGCCTCCGGAAAAGCCAGCCAGCGCTAG